ATTTAGGTCATGCTCGTGGTGCGAGTTATGGGGATGCGCTTGGTAACGTATTGGAAGCTGCTGGTTATCACGTCGAGCGAGAATATTATATCAATGATGCTGGTAATCAAATGCATAACCTTGCTTTATCAGTGGAAGCGCGGTATATGCAAGCGCTAGGACGAGAAGCGGAAATGCCAGCGGATGGCTATTACGGACAAGACATTATTGATATTGGGAAAAAATTAGCCGCAGATGAAGGCGATGTATGGTTGCACAAACCGAAAGAAGAGCGTTTAGCTTATTTTCGGCGCTACGGATTAGACTTTGAATTGAAAAAGATCGAGCATGATTTAAACCAATTTCGGGTGCCATTTGATCAATGGTTTTCGGAAATGTCTTTATATGAAAAGGGGAAAGTAGATCAAGCGCTCGATAAAATGCGCACATCTGGTGACATTTATGAACAGGATGGTGCTACATGGTTTCGGACGACAAAATATGGGGACGATAAAGATCGCGTCGTTATTAAATCAGATGGAAGCTACACGTATTTAGCGTCTGATATTGCTTATCATAACGATAAATTGGAGCGTGGCTTTGATCAGTTAATTAACGTATGGGGAGCGGATCATCATGGTTATGTTCCGCGAATGGAAGCGGCAATCCAAGCATTAGGGTATCCAAAAGGGAAGTTAGAGACGGAGATTATTCAAATGGTGAATTTATTTGAAGACGGCGAGCGAGTGAAAATGAGTAAGCGGTCTGGAAAGGCGCTAACACTAAGGCAACTGATGGAAGAAGTAGGCGTTGATGCCATGCGTTACATGATGAATACGCGCTCCTGTGATACGCATTTGGATTTTGATATAAATCTTGCTCGTTCCCAATCGAATGACAACCCGGTTTATTATGTACAATATGCGCATGCACGAATTTGTACGTTATTAGATAAGGCAGAAACAAATGGTTATGCTTATGAAAAGTATGACAGTTCTTTATTAAAACAAACGAGTGAAATAAACTTGTTAAAGCTATTAGCTACATTTCCGCAACTGGTGTTGGATGCTGCGGAGAAACGAATTCCGCATAAAATAAC
This DNA window, taken from Virgibacillus dokdonensis, encodes the following:
- the argS gene encoding arginine--tRNA ligase, with the translated sequence IVLEKPNNEQHGDYATNIAMQLTKMAKQSPRQIAQAIVDHIDVAGTYIRKVDIAGPGFINIFMDYDYLTPLVPYILEEQADYGKHDTKDYRIQIEFVSANPTGDLHLGHARGASYGDALGNVLEAAGYHVEREYYINDAGNQMHNLALSVEARYMQALGREAEMPADGYYGQDIIDIGKKLAADEGDVWLHKPKEERLAYFRRYGLDFELKKIEHDLNQFRVPFDQWFSEMSLYEKGKVDQALDKMRTSGDIYEQDGATWFRTTKYGDDKDRVVIKSDGSYTYLASDIAYHNDKLERGFDQLINVWGADHHGYVPRMEAAIQALGYPKGKLETEIIQMVNLFEDGERVKMSKRSGKALTLRQLMEEVGVDAMRYMMNTRSCDTHLDFDINLARSQSNDNPVYYVQYAHARICTLLDKAETNGYAYEKYDSSLLKQTSEINLLKLLATFPQLVLDAAEKRIPHKITQYAFDVASQLHSFYNAEKVLDESQLEVTKARLALLEAVKITLGNALRMVGVHAPEKM